The window CACGTCGCGCCGGGCGGCATGCGATTCAATGGTCCGGACCTCGGCGCCTGGTATGCGGCGGCGTCGATCGTCACTGCAGCCGCCGAGGTCGGCCATCATCTGCGCCGCGAATCCGTGGCGCGATCGGTGAAAGGAATGCGGCGGACCTATCGCAACTATACCGCCGTCTTGATCGGCGACTATCACGACATTCGTGGCCGACAGGCCGCCTTGCCCGACGCCTACGCCTCAAACAGCTATGGGGCCGCGCAGGCGTTCGGCGAAGGCGTGCGGGCGTCCCAGGCGTCTGGGCTTCTTTACGACAGCCTGCGCCATCGCGGCGGATGCAACATCGTCGCCTATCGGCCTGTCGGCGTCACCGAAGTCGTGCAGGCGGAGCATTTCGAGATCAGCGTCGAGGCGGCGTCTCACCGGATCGAGGTTCACAAGCTGAGCGCATAATAACGGCAAGGCCGCCGTTGGTCGGAGCCGCACGCGCT of the Brevundimonas pondensis genome contains:
- a CDS encoding RES family NAD+ phosphorylase is translated as MEKLVAAPRPAHRLVPSRFPPIGLFDTVATAADAAAVMELSGWTNDRLVAERIDRLPRDQWVYGRANASVVMASFLHVAPGGMRFNGPDLGAWYAAASIVTAAAEVGHHLRRESVARSVKGMRRTYRNYTAVLIGDYHDIRGRQAALPDAYASNSYGAAQAFGEGVRASQASGLLYDSLRHRGGCNIVAYRPVGVTEVVQAEHFEISVEAASHRIEVHKLSA